The Sphingosinicellaceae bacterium genome includes the window CGACAGCGCCTCGATGGCGGTCCGCTCGGGGCGTGATATCCTCTATGTCTGCCACATCCCGACCAACCGACGCATCCGGCTCGGGGCAAGCGTCGGCACGCGCTTTCCGCTCCACGCAACGTCGATGGGCAAGGTGCTGCTCGCCTTCCAGGGCGAGGTCGCGATCGCCGCATTCCTCGACGAGGCACCGCTTGCCCGCCTGACCGAGCGCACGGTCACCGACGTCGCCGCGTTCCGCCAGCGGCTGGAGGGCGTGCGCACCAACCGTTACGATTCCGCGCTCGATGAGCTCGACTACGGCATCGTATCGGTGGCGGTGCCGGTACTCGGGCCGGACGAGCGGGTCATTGCAGCGATCAATTGCTCGACCTCGACGACGCGCATTTCGCAGGATGAACTGGTTCGCACCAGGTTGCCGATGCTGCGGGAGGCGGCCCAGAAAATCGAAGAGCAGCTACGGCGTTGGCCGACGCTGGTGCGGTCGCTGACAACAAATTAAGCGCAGTCACCGGAGCAAAGCGCGGGCCGTCATTGCGTTGAAACTTCGATTATCGAACTTGACTTCGCAATGCGAAGCTTCCATTAGGGCGGCTTACGCCGCCACAGAAGCGGTACGTGGCACGTGTTTTTTGGGGGAAATGGGATGTCGAAGCTTGGAACGTTGCTGAGGCTGCAGGCGTGTTCGGCATGCTTCCTCGCAACCGGTGCCATCGCTCAGGACGCCGCGCCAGCCCCAGCTGCAACGCCGGCAGCAAACGCTTCACTGGCTACGCCCTCGACGACGGTCGACAATGACGACATCGTGGTTACGGCCCTCGGTCGCGCTGAAGCGCTTCAGAACACCCCCGCGTCGATTACCGCCTTCAACGCCAAGACGATCGAGGCCGCCGGCATCGAGCGCCCCGCGGACTTCATCGCGCTGACCTCCAACGTCAACCTCGTGCAGACCCAGAACGCCGGCAGCAGCTTCGTCATCATCCGCGGCATCACGCAGGCACGCAACAGCGAGCCCTCGGTCGCGGTCGTCGTTGACGGCGTCCTGCAGGTCAACGCCGCGCAGTTCAACCAGGAGCTCGTCGACATCGAGCAGATCGAGGTGCTGAAAGGCCCCCAGGGTGGCCTCTACGGCCGCAACGCCATCGGCGGCGCGATCATCATCACCTCGAAGGCCCCGACCGACGAGTTGCAGGGCAAGTTCACCGGCGGCGTCGACAACGGCTTCGGCTATTTTGCCCGCGGCAGCCTGTCCGGCCCGCTCGCCGAGAACCTGAAGTTCCGACTGGCAAGCACCTGGTATCACACCAACGGCTTCATCCCGAACACCTTCCTCGGCAAGGACGCCGACCCGTTCCAGGAGTTCAACGTGCGCGGCAATTTGCTGTGGACGCCGACGCCGGAGCTAACGATCGACGTCCGCGGTGCCGTCGGCAAGCTGCGCACCCAGGCGTTCTACTACAACATCGTCACCGACGTGAACGACACCTCGCTGCCGGTCCGCGTCAACAATGCCGGCAAGGACGACCGGGACATCTACAACGGGACGATCCGAATCAGTTACGAAGGCGATGCCGGCAGGGTCATCTCGACGACGTCCTACGACAAGGTCACCGAGATCCTGACCGGCGATGCCTTCAACTTCCTGCCGATCCCGGACTCGTTCTTCAACTCGATCTTCGGCTTCGACCTCAACCAGAGCCAGTACCTGAACGTCCGGGCGTGGAGCCAGGAGGTCCGGTACGAATCGCCATCGGACAAGCCGCTGCAGATCATCGGGGGTGCCTACGCCATCGGCACCAAGCGCTTCATCTCGACCGGCAACATGATCGACCTGGGCAAGGGCGTGTTTCCGGTTTTCCACTCTCCGAGCACCAATCCTAACAATCCGCAGTTCTCGTTCCTCTCGGATGACCAGGACAATTTCGCCTGGGCGGTG containing:
- a CDS encoding helix-turn-helix domain-containing protein, producing MVEREPKDPEYLSTLERGLSVLRAFDQAHPEMALSEVAAITNLSPAVARRCLNTLVALGYVAQVGRRFLLRPEVLTFGSAYLSSMNIEQVAVPPLQALRDQTGDSASMAVRSGRDILYVCHIPTNRRIRLGASVGTRFPLHATSMGKVLLAFQGEVAIAAFLDEAPLARLTERTVTDVAAFRQRLEGVRTNRYDSALDELDYGIVSVAVPVLGPDERVIAAINCSTSTTRISQDELVRTRLPMLREAAQKIEEQLRRWPTLVRSLTTN
- a CDS encoding TonB-dependent receptor, which encodes MSKLGTLLRLQACSACFLATGAIAQDAAPAPAATPAANASLATPSTTVDNDDIVVTALGRAEALQNTPASITAFNAKTIEAAGIERPADFIALTSNVNLVQTQNAGSSFVIIRGITQARNSEPSVAVVVDGVLQVNAAQFNQELVDIEQIEVLKGPQGGLYGRNAIGGAIIITSKAPTDELQGKFTGGVDNGFGYFARGSLSGPLAENLKFRLASTWYHTNGFIPNTFLGKDADPFQEFNVRGNLLWTPTPELTIDVRGAVGKLRTQAFYYNIVTDVNDTSLPVRVNNAGKDDRDIYNGTIRISYEGDAGRVISTTSYDKVTEILTGDAFNFLPIPDSFFNSIFGFDLNQSQYLNVRAWSQEVRYESPSDKPLQIIGGAYAIGTKRFISTGNMIDLGKGVFPVFHSPSTNPNNPQFSFLSDDQDNFAWAVFGNAVWKINDQFRVDGSLRYDHDRRKNTTLTPTQYLPNIPGFPAGATGDVRRKSFSAWQPKLTLTWRPLDEVTLFGGYSKGFRSGGFNQTGVGGVAASNGIVGVGDTFEAEVAETFEIGVKAQTDDHKLTFNASAFTTKSKNSYFFVFLAANSTQNLGNVPETRLKGFEIDTTWRALPGLDLIAGFGYTDSAIKKFPDPAFIGNQAPLISRYTLNLTGNYRAPITDTLDLTARVDYRRTGRTWFDVENSTSRDPIDLVDARLGIAAKAWSLTAFSSNLFNKKYNAEFSPGGFVFKARPRRYGVEASYSF